In Gossypium arboreum isolate Shixiya-1 chromosome 5, ASM2569848v2, whole genome shotgun sequence, a single genomic region encodes these proteins:
- the LOC108453401 gene encoding ethylene receptor-like isoform X2, whose translation MESCNCIEPQWPPDDLLMKYQYISDFFIALAYFSIPLELIYFVKKSAVFPYRWVLVQFGAFIVLCGATHLINLWTFTVHSRTVASVMTTAKVLTAAVSCITALMLVHIIPDLLSVKTRELFLKNKAAELDREMGLIRTQEETGRHVRMLTHEIRSTLDRHTILKTTLVELGRTLALEECALWMPTRTGLELQLSYTLRQQNPVGYTVPIHHPVINQVFSSNRAVKISPNCPVARLRPAGKYMPGEVVAVRVPLLHLSNFHINDWPELSTKRYALMVLMLPSDSARQWHVHELELVEVVADQVAVALSHAAILEESMRARDLLMEQNVALDLARREAETAIRARNDFLAVMNHEMRTPMHAIIALSSLLQETELTPEQRLMVETILKSSNLLATLINDVLDLSRLEDGSLQLDLGTFNLYAVFREVLNLIKPIASVKKLHVSLNLAPDLPEYAIGDEKRLMQTILNIVGNAVKFSKEGSISITAFVAKLDTLRDSKAPEFLPVLSDNHFYLRVQVKDSGSGINPLDIPKLFTKFAQNQSTGTRNSGGSGLGLAICKRFVNLMEGHIWIESEGLGKGCTAILIVKLGMAERVNESKLPYMPKMPTNHGQTAFPGLKVLVMDENGSGLAGW comes from the exons ATGGAGTCTTGCAACTGTATCGAGCCACAATGGCCTCCGGATGACCTGTTGATGAAATATCAATATATTTCTGATTTCTTCATTGCACTTGCTTATTTCTCGATCCCCTTAGAGCTTATATACTTCGTCAAAAAATCTGCTGTCTTTCCATATAGATGGGTCCTTGTGCAGTTCGGTGCTTTTATAGTACTTTGTGGTGCAACTCATCTTATTAACCTGTGGACTTTTACGGTGCATTCAAGAACCGTGGCGTCAGTAATGACTACTGCAAAAGTTTTGACTGCTGCTGTATCGTGCATAACTGCCTTGATGCTTGTGCATATCATTCCTGATCTGTTGAGTGTAAAAACTCGGGAGTTGTTTTTGAAGAATAAGGCTGCCGAGCTTGATAGAGAAATGGGTTTGATTCGTACCCAAGAAGAAACAGGTCGACATGTTCGGATGCTTACGCATGAGATCCGAAGCACTTTGGATAGACATACAATACTAAAAACTACTCTTGTTGAATTGGGTCGGACTTTGGCATTAGAAGAATGTGCCTTGTGGATGCCAACACGTACTGGGTTGGAACTGCAACTTTCCTACACCCTTCGTCAACAGAATCCAGTTGGGTATACTGTACCGATCCATCATCCTGTGATCAATCAAGTTTTTAGTAGCAATCGTGCTGTAAAAATATCCCCGAATTGTCCCGTGGCAAGACTACGGCCTGCAGGGAAGTACATGCCTGGAGAGGTTGTTGCTGTTCGTGTTCCACTCCTGCATCTCTCGAATTTCCATATTAATGATTGGCCTGAACTTTCAACAAAAAGATACGCTTTGATGGTTTTGATGCTCCCTTCAGATAGTGCAAGGCAGTGGCATGTCCATGAGTTGGAGCTCGTGGAAGTGGTTGCTGATCAG GTGGCTGTTGCTCTTTCGCACGCTGCAATTTTAGAAGAGTCGATGAGGGCTAGGGATCTTCTTATGGAGCAGAACGTTGCCCTTGATCTGGCCAGAAGAGAAGCTGAGACAGCAATCCGTGCACGAAACGATTTCTTGGCTGTTATGAATCATGAAATGAGAACCCCAATGCATGCGATTATTGCTCTATCTTCGTTGCTGCAGGAAACTGAGTTGACACCTGAACAGCGTCTGATGGTTGAAACGATTCTTAAGAGTAGTAACCTTCTTGCAACTCTAATCAATGATGTTTTGGATCTTTCAAGGCTTGAAGATGGCAGCCTTCAACTAGACCTCGGAACTTTTAACCTTTATGCTGTATTCAGAGAg GTCCTCAACTTGATCAAGCCGATTGCATCAGTTAAAAAGCTTCATGTTTCCTTAAATTTGGCTCCGGATTTGCCGGAATATGCTATTGGTGATGAGAAGCGCCTGATGCAAACAATTTTAAACATTGTTGGTAATGCAGTTAAATTTTCCAAGGAGGGCAGCATATCAATCACTGCTTTTGTTGCAAAACTGGACACATTGAGAGATTCTAAAGCCCCGGAATTTCTCCCGGTGCTAAGTGATAATCACTTTTATTTGCGTGTACAG GTGAAAGATTCAGGTTCTGGGATTAACCCCCTAGATATTCCCAAGTTATTTACCAAGTTTGCACAAAATCAGTCAACAGGAACACGAAATTCTGGTGGTAGCGGGCTAGGCCTTGCAATTTGTAAGAG GTTTGTAAATCTAATGGAGGGACATATTTGGATTGAGAGCGAAGGTCTCGGTAAGGGATGTACTGCTATCTTAATTGTAAAACTTGGGATGGCGGAACGTGTGAACGAATCAAAACTTCCATACATGCCTAAAATGCCAACTAATCACGGGCAGACAGCATTTCCGGGGCTTAAAGTTCTGGTTATGGATGAGAATGGGTCAG GGTTAGCAGGATGGTGA
- the LOC108453401 gene encoding ethylene receptor-like isoform X1 — translation MESCNCIEPQWPPDDLLMKYQYISDFFIALAYFSIPLELIYFVKKSAVFPYRWVLVQFGAFIVLCGATHLINLWTFTVHSRTVASVMTTAKVLTAAVSCITALMLVHIIPDLLSVKTRELFLKNKAAELDREMGLIRTQEETGRHVRMLTHEIRSTLDRHTILKTTLVELGRTLALEECALWMPTRTGLELQLSYTLRQQNPVGYTVPIHHPVINQVFSSNRAVKISPNCPVARLRPAGKYMPGEVVAVRVPLLHLSNFHINDWPELSTKRYALMVLMLPSDSARQWHVHELELVEVVADQVAVALSHAAILEESMRARDLLMEQNVALDLARREAETAIRARNDFLAVMNHEMRTPMHAIIALSSLLQETELTPEQRLMVETILKSSNLLATLINDVLDLSRLEDGSLQLDLGTFNLYAVFREVLNLIKPIASVKKLHVSLNLAPDLPEYAIGDEKRLMQTILNIVGNAVKFSKEGSISITAFVAKLDTLRDSKAPEFLPVLSDNHFYLRVQVKDSGSGINPLDIPKLFTKFAQNQSTGTRNSGGSGLGLAICKRFVNLMEGHIWIESEGLGKGCTAILIVKLGMAERVNESKLPYMPKMPTNHGQTAFPGLKVLVMDENGVSRMVTKGLLLHLGCDVTMVGSSDECLRLVSHEHKVVFMDICVPGIDSYGITIRIHEKFTKRHERPLLVALTGNTDKVKKENCMRAGMDGLILKPVSLDKMRSVLTDLLEHRVFFEAI, via the exons ATGGAGTCTTGCAACTGTATCGAGCCACAATGGCCTCCGGATGACCTGTTGATGAAATATCAATATATTTCTGATTTCTTCATTGCACTTGCTTATTTCTCGATCCCCTTAGAGCTTATATACTTCGTCAAAAAATCTGCTGTCTTTCCATATAGATGGGTCCTTGTGCAGTTCGGTGCTTTTATAGTACTTTGTGGTGCAACTCATCTTATTAACCTGTGGACTTTTACGGTGCATTCAAGAACCGTGGCGTCAGTAATGACTACTGCAAAAGTTTTGACTGCTGCTGTATCGTGCATAACTGCCTTGATGCTTGTGCATATCATTCCTGATCTGTTGAGTGTAAAAACTCGGGAGTTGTTTTTGAAGAATAAGGCTGCCGAGCTTGATAGAGAAATGGGTTTGATTCGTACCCAAGAAGAAACAGGTCGACATGTTCGGATGCTTACGCATGAGATCCGAAGCACTTTGGATAGACATACAATACTAAAAACTACTCTTGTTGAATTGGGTCGGACTTTGGCATTAGAAGAATGTGCCTTGTGGATGCCAACACGTACTGGGTTGGAACTGCAACTTTCCTACACCCTTCGTCAACAGAATCCAGTTGGGTATACTGTACCGATCCATCATCCTGTGATCAATCAAGTTTTTAGTAGCAATCGTGCTGTAAAAATATCCCCGAATTGTCCCGTGGCAAGACTACGGCCTGCAGGGAAGTACATGCCTGGAGAGGTTGTTGCTGTTCGTGTTCCACTCCTGCATCTCTCGAATTTCCATATTAATGATTGGCCTGAACTTTCAACAAAAAGATACGCTTTGATGGTTTTGATGCTCCCTTCAGATAGTGCAAGGCAGTGGCATGTCCATGAGTTGGAGCTCGTGGAAGTGGTTGCTGATCAG GTGGCTGTTGCTCTTTCGCACGCTGCAATTTTAGAAGAGTCGATGAGGGCTAGGGATCTTCTTATGGAGCAGAACGTTGCCCTTGATCTGGCCAGAAGAGAAGCTGAGACAGCAATCCGTGCACGAAACGATTTCTTGGCTGTTATGAATCATGAAATGAGAACCCCAATGCATGCGATTATTGCTCTATCTTCGTTGCTGCAGGAAACTGAGTTGACACCTGAACAGCGTCTGATGGTTGAAACGATTCTTAAGAGTAGTAACCTTCTTGCAACTCTAATCAATGATGTTTTGGATCTTTCAAGGCTTGAAGATGGCAGCCTTCAACTAGACCTCGGAACTTTTAACCTTTATGCTGTATTCAGAGAg GTCCTCAACTTGATCAAGCCGATTGCATCAGTTAAAAAGCTTCATGTTTCCTTAAATTTGGCTCCGGATTTGCCGGAATATGCTATTGGTGATGAGAAGCGCCTGATGCAAACAATTTTAAACATTGTTGGTAATGCAGTTAAATTTTCCAAGGAGGGCAGCATATCAATCACTGCTTTTGTTGCAAAACTGGACACATTGAGAGATTCTAAAGCCCCGGAATTTCTCCCGGTGCTAAGTGATAATCACTTTTATTTGCGTGTACAG GTGAAAGATTCAGGTTCTGGGATTAACCCCCTAGATATTCCCAAGTTATTTACCAAGTTTGCACAAAATCAGTCAACAGGAACACGAAATTCTGGTGGTAGCGGGCTAGGCCTTGCAATTTGTAAGAG GTTTGTAAATCTAATGGAGGGACATATTTGGATTGAGAGCGAAGGTCTCGGTAAGGGATGTACTGCTATCTTAATTGTAAAACTTGGGATGGCGGAACGTGTGAACGAATCAAAACTTCCATACATGCCTAAAATGCCAACTAATCACGGGCAGACAGCATTTCCGGGGCTTAAAGTTCTGGTTATGGATGAGAATGG GGTTAGCAGGATGGTGACTAAGGGGCTTCTTTTGCATCTAGGGTGTGATGTGACGATGGTCGGCTCGAGCGATGAGTGTTTGCGGTTGGTTTCTCACGAGCACAAGGTTGTTTTCATGGACATTTGCGTTCCAGGTATAGATAGTTACGGAATCACTATCCGGATACATGAGAAATTTACAAAACGCCATGAAAGGCCGTTATTAGTGGCACTCACCGGAAATACAGACAAGGTAAAGAAGGAGAACTGCATGAGGGCAGGTATGGATGGTCTTATATTGAAACCCGTTTCACTAGATAAAATGAGAAGTGTGTTAACAGATCTTTTGGAGCACCGAGTCTTTTTCGAGGCAATATAA